The following are encoded together in the Tripterygium wilfordii isolate XIE 37 chromosome 3, ASM1340144v1, whole genome shotgun sequence genome:
- the LOC119995695 gene encoding uncharacterized protein LOC119995695, which translates to MVSMERRRLNDESPSQYYSHRSIETLVVVLAVITIVGVVAGIIARLCGGRHFGGSGEHDIEGWIERKCRSCIDSGVPAAPPPPPPPPEETKPAAAAATEEAKK; encoded by the coding sequence ATGGTGAGCATGGAGAGGAGGAGGCTAAATGATGAGTCCCCAAGTCAGTATTATTCACACagatccattgaaacccttgtggTGGTGCTTGCTGTGATCACAATAGTAGGTGTTGTTGCAGGAATCATTGCTCGCTTGTGTGGAGGAAGGCATTTTGGTGGCAGTGGAGAGCATGACATTGAAGGTTGGATTGAGAGGAAGTGCAGGAGCTGTATTGATAGTGGAGTCCCAGCtgcaccacctcctcctcctcctccccctgaagaaacaaaaccagcagcagcagcagctacaGAGGAGGCAAAGAAGTGA
- the LOC119987060 gene encoding zinc finger AN1 and C2H2 domain-containing stress-associated protein 11-like: MGTPQFPDLGKHCTVEDCKQIDFLPFTCDRCRQVFCLEHRSYVKHNCPAADRKNVTVVICPLCAKGVRLNPDEDPNITWETHVNSECDPSNYEKVTKKKKCPVPGCKEVLTFSNTLKCKDCNVDHCLKHRFGTDHNCSGPRKPDSGFPFIGLLNRIRSDVSEPKKAPPTSSSKWAASFLNAASNVRASAEAGMTKLGQMARDGLGSSSSNGRGETAQTEECPQCGAKFSSVTTLVEHVEKVHEKKGNQGHVNKVTIDACPKCSKGFCDPVALVEHVERDHGGTSKA; this comes from the exons ATGGGAACACCCCAATTCCCAGATCTCGGAAAGCATTGCACTGTCGAGGATTGCAAGCAAATCGATTTCTTGCCTTTTACCTGCGACCGCTGCCGCCAG GTGTTCTGTTTGGAGCACCGTAGCTACGTTAAACACAATTGTCCAGCAGCTGATAGAAAAAACGTAACTGTTGTCATCTGCCCACTTTGTGCAAAAGGGGTTCGCCTGAATCCTGATGAGGATCCAAACATCACTTGGGAGACTCATGTCAATTCTGAGTGTGACCCTTCGAATTATGAGAAAGtcacgaagaagaagaaatgtccTGTCCCCGGCTGCAAGGAGGTGCTAACATTCTCAAACACACTCAAGTGCAAGGACTGCAATGTAGATCACTGTTTGAAGCACAGGTTTGGAACTGACCACAATTGTTCTGGACCACGGAAACCTGATTCGGGGTTTCCGTTCATTGGTCTTTTGAATAGGATAAGAAGCGATGTTTCGGAACCTAAGAAAGCTCCTCCTACATCTTCATCAAAGTGGGCTGCGAGTTTTCTTAATGCAGCTTCCAATGTTCGAGCATCTGCTGAAGCAGGAATGACGAAGTTGGGGCAGATGGCAAGAGATGGGTTGGGGTCAAGTAGCAGCAACGGGAGAGGAGAAACTGCTCAAACGGAGGAGTGTCCTCAGTGTGGTGCAAAGTTTTCTTCGGTAACGACGCTGGTAGAGCATGTGGAGAAGGTCCATGAAAAGAAAGGGAATCAAGGTCATGTAAACAAGGTTACAATAGACGCATGCCCAAAGTGTAGTAAAGGATTTTGTGATCCAGTGGCCCTAGTTGAGCACGTTGAGAGGGATCATGGTGGTACTTCGAAAGCTTAG
- the LOC119988701 gene encoding uncharacterized protein LOC119988701, with the protein MAAKITAALAGSFVIAYVCDRIISDDKIFGGTTPKTVSKEWWEETEKKFQAWPRTAGPPVVMNPISRQNFIVKTRPED; encoded by the exons ATGGCAGCAAAGATCACAGCGGCTTTGGCTGGATCATTTGTAATTGCATATGTATGTGACCGAATTATTTCTGACGACAAGATATTTGGAG GTACTACTCCAAAAACTGTTTCTAAGGAATGGTGGGAAGAAACTGAGAAGAAATTCCAGGCATGGCCTCGTACTGCTGGACCACCAGTGGTCATGAATCCCATCAGTCGACAGAATTTTATTGTCAAGACACGCCCAGAAGATTGA